The Cygnus atratus isolate AKBS03 ecotype Queensland, Australia chromosome 7, CAtr_DNAZoo_HiC_assembly, whole genome shotgun sequence genome includes a window with the following:
- the CHUK gene encoding inhibitor of nuclear factor kappa-B kinase subunit alpha, translating into MERGAERGPPSSGPALRGQPAASCGLWEMRDRLGTGGFGNVCLYQHQDTGAKVAVKSCRLELSVKNKDRWCHEIDIMKKLNHPNVVKACEVPEEMNFLVNGVPRLSMEYCSGGDLRKLLNKPENCCGLKESQILSLLSDIGSGIQYLHENKIIHRDLKPENIVLQDEGGKIVHKIIDLGYAKDLDQGSLCTSFVGTLQYLAPELFENKSYSVTVDYWSFGTMVFECIAGFRPFLHNLQPFTWHEKIKKKDPKHIFAFEEMNGEVRFSTHLPQPHSVCSLIVEPMENWLQLMLNWDPQQRGGGFDPETSRPKCFVVMDHILNLKIVHILNMTSAKIVSFLLHPEESLHSLQTRIEYETGISTGNQELLLETGICLDPRKPASQCVIDGVRGWDSYMVYLFDKSKTVYDGPFASRSLSDCVNYIVQDSKIQLPIPQLRKVWAEAVHYVIGLKEDYSRLFQGQRAAMLSLLRYNANLIKMKNNMVSASQQLKAKLEFFHQSIRLDLERYSDQMAYGISSEKMLKAWKEMEEKASQCAQAEDIGHLDEQIMALHTEIVELQKSPYARRQGEVMESLEQRAIDLYKQLKTRPPDHAYSDSTDMVKIIVQTVQSQDRVLKELFGHLSKLLGCKQKIIDLLPKIEVALNNIKEADNSVMQMQGKRQREIWHLLKIACTQSSSRSLVSSSLEGAASTSAATWLPQSSSEHVPHPLSSMATPGDGEDFIDVIEENLNYLDRFSSILQEARQEQSNSMMGFDWSWLK; encoded by the exons ATGGagcggggcgcggagcggggcccCCCGAGCAGCGGCCCGGCGCTGCGCGGGCAGCCGGCGGCGAGCTGCGGGCTTTGGGAGATGCGCGACCGCCTGGGCACCGGCGGCTTCGGCAACGTGTGCCTCTACCAGCACCAG GACACGGGAGCCAAGGTGGCCGTCAAGTCGTGCCGGCTGGAGCTGAGCGTGAAGAACAAGGACCGCTGGTGTCACGAGATCGACATCATGAAGAA GTTGAACCATCCCAATGTAGTAAAAGCCTGTGAAGTTCCTGAGGAGATGAACTTTCTTGTTAATGGTGTTCCTCGTCTGTCAATGGAGTATTGTTCAGGGGGTGACCTCCGTAAG CTGCtaaacaaaccagaaaactgCTGTGGACTTAAGGAAAGTCAAATACTGTCTCTGCTTAGCGACATTG GGTCTGGTATCCAgtatttgcatgaaaacaaaatcatacaCAGAGATTTAAAGCCTGAAAACATTGTTCTACAGGATGAAGGTGGGAAG ATTGTTCACAAAATAATAGACCTGGGTTATGCAAAGGACCTGGACCAAGGAAGTTTATGCACTTCGTTTGTTGGAACATTACAATATTTG GCTCCTGAACTCTTTGAGAATAAATCCTACTCTGTTACTGTTGATTACTGGAGCTTTGGAACGATGGTGTTTGAGTGCATTGCAGGATTTCGACCTTTCTTACATAATCTACAGCCATTCACCTG gcatgaaaaaatcaagaagaaGGATCCAAAGCACATATTTGCTTTCGAAGAGATGAATGGGGAAGTTCGCTTTAGTACTCATTTGCCACAGCCTCACAGTGTCTGTAG TTTAATTGTAGAACCCATGGAAAACTGGTTGCAACTGATGCTGAATTGGGATCCACAACAGAGGGGTGGAGGTTTTGATCCTGAGACCAGTCGCCCAAAGTGTTTCGTAGTAATGGATCACATACTGAATTTGAAG ATAGTACATATCCTAAATATGACCTCTGCCAagattgtttcatttctcttgcaTCCCGAGGAAAGCCTTCATTCCCTTCAGACTCGGATTGAGTATGAAACTGGAATAAGTACTGGTAATCAGGAACTGCTATTGGAAACAGGAATTTGCCTGGACCCCCGGAAGCCTGCTTCCCAATGTGTTATTGATGGCGTA AGAGGCTGGGATAGCTATATGGTCTATTTGTTtgataaaagcaaaactgtctATGATGGACCCTTTGCTTCTCGGAGTCTGTCCGACTGTGTAAATTACATTG TACAGGATAGTAAAATCCAACTGCCAATTCCTCAGCTGCGCAAGGTATGGGCAGAAGCAGTTCACTACGTGATTGGCCTAAAAGAAGATTATAGCAGGCTTTTCCAGGGCCAGAGAGCTGCCAT GCTGAGTCTCCTTCGGTATAATGCCAACctaatcaaaatgaaaaacaatatgGTATCGGCATCTCAGcaactgaaagcaaagctggaGTTCTTTCATCAGAGCATTCGCCTCGACCTGGAGAGATACAGTGACCAGATGGCTTATGGCATAT CTTCAGAAAAGATGCTCAAAGCatggaaggaaatggaagagaaggcTTCTCAGTGTGCCCAG GCCGAAGATATCGGACATCTAGATGAACAGATCATGGCTCTGCACACAGAGATTGTGGAGCTTCAGAAGAGTCCATACGCAAGACGCCAAGGAGAAGTCATGGAGAGTCT gGAACAGAGAGCCATAGACCTGtacaagcaattaaaaacaagaccACCAG ATCATGCCTACAGTGACAGCACGGACATGGTGAAGATTATTGTGCAGACAGTTCAGAGTCAAGACCGAGTTCTCAAGGAACTCTTCGGCCATCTCAG caagcTCTTGGGCTGTAAGCAGAAGATTATTGACTTGCTTCCAAAGATTGAAGTGGCTTTAAATAACATCAAAGAAGCTGATAACTCGGTGATGCAGATGCAGGGCAAAAGACAAAGGGAGATATGGCATTTGCTCAAAATTGCTTGC actCAGAGCTCTTCTCGATCACTGGTAAGCTCCAGCCTGGAAGGGGCAGCCTCAACTTCCGCAGCCACGTGGCTCCCCCAGAGCTCCTCGGAGCATGTACCTCACCCGCTATCATCTATGGCAACTCCTGGAGATGG GGAAGATTTTATTGATGTGATAGAAGAGAATCTGAATTATCTCGACCGCTTCAGCAGTATTTTGCAAGAGGCAAGACAAGAGCAGAGTAACAGCATGATG GGTTTTGACTGGAGTTGGCTGAAATAG